The following coding sequences lie in one Colias croceus chromosome 1, ilColCroc2.1 genomic window:
- the LOC123696545 gene encoding ras-related protein Rap-2c: MREFKVVVLGSGGVGKSALTVQFVSGCFMEKYDPTIEDFYRKEIEVDNSPCVLEILDTAGTEQFASMRDLYIKNGQGFVVVYSLTNHQTFQDIKPMKELITRVKGSERVPILLVGNKADLEHQREVSQAEGSALAQMWGCPFVEASAKSRTNVNEMFAEIVREMNVSPEKEKKTYCCCTVL; encoded by the coding sequence ATGCGCGAATTCAAAGTAGTTGTGTTGGGTTCGGGTGGGGTCGGGAAGAGTGCTTTAACCGTGCAGTTTGTGAGCGGATGTTTCATGGAAAAGTATGACCCCACAATAGAAGATTTCTATAGGAAAGAAATTGAAGTAGACAATTCTCCATGTGTTTTAGAAATTTTGGATACTGCTGGCACTGAACAATTCGCGTCTATGCGAGATCTGTATATAAAGAATGGCCAAGGATTTGTAGTAGTGTATTCGTTAACAAATCACCAGACGTTCCAAGATATTAAACCAATGAAGGAATTGATTACGCGCGTGAAGGGTTCTGAGCGCGTGCCTATATTGTTAGTCGGTAACAAAGCGGATTTGGAACACCAGCGCGAAGTGTCACAAGCCGAGGGGTCTGCTCTAGCTCAGATGTGGGGCTGCCCGTTTGTTGAGGCTTCTGCTAAAAGCCGCACCAATGTCAACGAAATGTTCGCGGAAATCGTGCGTGAAATGAACGTTAGTcctgaaaaagaaaagaaaacttaTTGTTGTTGTACAGTGCTTTAA
- the LOC123695798 gene encoding phospholipid scramblase 2 isoform X1: MSHKPTPYSPNFPASQGYAPPAEGQKPNESYPMNPQVGYPGPPPSLPPGAQPLPGMQHGFQPGFQPGFQQGYQPGFQHAYAPGYPHPQQGYPAPIVQQPGPAQAPGGWMSIPQGLSNCPPGLEYLSMIDQLLIHQKVELLELFVGFETNNKYTIKNAIGQKVYYAIEDNDCCTRNCCGPMRPFDMKIMDNFRNEVIHLNRPLACDSCWCPCWLQSMEVSSPPGTVVGTIEQEWSICKPCYVVKNTMGEVVLRIKGPVCTFSICGDVEFNIYSKDGETKVGKITKQWSGLAREAFTDSDYFGITFPMDLDVRIKAVLLGACFLIDFMFFEKTGNHESDGPGML; the protein is encoded by the exons ATGTCCCACAAACCAACACCATATAGTCCAAATTTTCCTGCTAGTCAGGGTTATGCCCCGCCAGCAGAAGGACAGAAACCAAATGAGAGCTACCCCATGAATCCTCAAGTGGGATACCCTGGACCACCACCTTCCCTGCCACCTGGCGCTCAGCCATTACCTGGCATGCAGCATGGGTTTCAGCCAGGATTCCAACCTGGCTTTCAACAAGGTTATCAGCCTGGATTTCAACATGCATATGCTCCTGGCTACCCACATCCACAGCAAGGATATCCAGCGCCTATTGTTCAGCAACCTGGACCAGCACAAGCTCCag GTGGTTGGATGAGTATTCCGCAAGGGCTAAGCAACTGTCCGCCGGGCTTGGAATACCTTTCTATGATTGATCAGCTGCTTATCCATCAAAAGGTGGAGCTATTGGAACTTTTTGTTGGTTTcgaaacaaataataagtacACAATAAAGAACGCGATTGGGCAGAAGGTGTATTACGCTATTGAAGACAATGATTGCTGCACCAGGAACTGCTGCGGCCCGATGCGTCCTTTCGATATGAAGATCATGGATAACTTCCGTAATGAG GTGATACACCTAAACCGTCCGCTCGCCTGCGACTCATGCTGGTGCCCATGCTGGTTGCAAAGCATGGAGGTATCCTCTCCCCCCGGCACCGTGGTGGGCACCATAGAACAGGAGTGGTCTATTTGTAAACCGTGCTATGTGGTTAAGAATACCATGGGCGAAGTGGTGCTGAGAATTAAGGGACCCGTTTGTACGTTCTCGATTTGTGGCGATGTCGAGTTTAAT ataTACTCGAAAGATGGTGAGACCAAAGTTGGAAAAATCACCAAGCAATGGTCCGGTTTGGCTCGGGAAGCATTCACAGATTCCGACTACTTTGGAATCACTTTCCCCATGGATTTGGATGTCAGGATAAAAGCCGTTTTGTTGGGAGCATGCTTTTTAAtt
- the LOC123695798 gene encoding phospholipid scramblase 1 isoform X2, translating into MSIPQGLSNCPPGLEYLSMIDQLLIHQKVELLELFVGFETNNKYTIKNAIGQKVYYAIEDNDCCTRNCCGPMRPFDMKIMDNFRNEVIHLNRPLACDSCWCPCWLQSMEVSSPPGTVVGTIEQEWSICKPCYVVKNTMGEVVLRIKGPVCTFSICGDVEFNIYSKDGETKVGKITKQWSGLAREAFTDSDYFGITFPMDLDVRIKAVLLGACFLIDFMFFEKTGNHESDGPGML; encoded by the exons ATGAGTATTCCGCAAGGGCTAAGCAACTGTCCGCCGGGCTTGGAATACCTTTCTATGATTGATCAGCTGCTTATCCATCAAAAGGTGGAGCTATTGGAACTTTTTGTTGGTTTcgaaacaaataataagtacACAATAAAGAACGCGATTGGGCAGAAGGTGTATTACGCTATTGAAGACAATGATTGCTGCACCAGGAACTGCTGCGGCCCGATGCGTCCTTTCGATATGAAGATCATGGATAACTTCCGTAATGAG GTGATACACCTAAACCGTCCGCTCGCCTGCGACTCATGCTGGTGCCCATGCTGGTTGCAAAGCATGGAGGTATCCTCTCCCCCCGGCACCGTGGTGGGCACCATAGAACAGGAGTGGTCTATTTGTAAACCGTGCTATGTGGTTAAGAATACCATGGGCGAAGTGGTGCTGAGAATTAAGGGACCCGTTTGTACGTTCTCGATTTGTGGCGATGTCGAGTTTAAT ataTACTCGAAAGATGGTGAGACCAAAGTTGGAAAAATCACCAAGCAATGGTCCGGTTTGGCTCGGGAAGCATTCACAGATTCCGACTACTTTGGAATCACTTTCCCCATGGATTTGGATGTCAGGATAAAAGCCGTTTTGTTGGGAGCATGCTTTTTAAtt